A region of Arabidopsis thaliana chromosome 5, partial sequence DNA encodes the following proteins:
- the ACS gene encoding acetyl-CoA synthetase (acetyl-CoA synthetase (ACS); FUNCTIONS IN: acetate-CoA ligase activity; INVOLVED IN: metabolic process, acetate metabolic process; LOCATED IN: cytosol, chloroplast stroma, chloroplast; EXPRESSED IN: 26 plant structures; EXPRESSED DURING: 15 growth stages; CONTAINS InterPro DOMAIN/s: Acetate--CoA ligase (InterPro:IPR011904), AMP-binding, conserved site (InterPro:IPR020845), AMP-dependent synthetase/ligase (InterPro:IPR000873); BEST Arabidopsis thaliana protein match is: acyl-activating enzyme 17 (TAIR:AT5G23050.1); Has 1807 Blast hits to 1807 proteins in 277 species: Archae - 0; Bacteria - 0; Metazoa - 736; Fungi - 347; Plants - 385; Viruses - 0; Other Eukaryotes - 339 (source: NCBI BLink).), with amino-acid sequence MSSNSLRHVESMSQLPSGAGKISQLNAVVLGESLASEENDLVFPSKEFSGQALVSSPQQYMEMHKRSMDDPAAFWSDIASEFYWKQKWGDQVFSENLDVRKGPISIEWFKGGITNICYNCLDKNVEAGLGDKTAIHWEGNELGVDASLTYSELLQRVCQLANYLKDNGVKKGDAVVIYLPMLMELPIAMLACARIGAVHSVVFAGFSADSLAQRIVDCKPNVILTCNAVKRGPKTINLKAIVDAALDQSSKDGVSVGICLTYDNSLATTRENTKWQNGRDVWWQDVISQYPTSCEVEWVDAEDPLFLLYTSGSTGKPKGVLHTTGGYMIYTATTFKYAFDYKSTDVYWCTADCGWITGHSYVTYGPMLNGATVVVFEGAPNYPDPGRCWDIVDKYKVSIFYTAPTLVRSLMRDDDKFVTRHSRKSLRVLGSVGEPINPSAWRWFFNVVGDSRCPISDTWWQTETGGFMITPLPGAWPQKPGSATFPFFGVQPVIVDEKGNEIEGECSGYLCVKGSWPGAFRTLFGDHERYETTYFKPFAGYYFSGDGCSRDKDGYYWLTGRVDDVINVSGHRIGTAEVESALVLHPQCAEAAVVGIEHEVKGQGIYAFVTLLEGVPYSEELRKSLVLMVRNQIGAFAAPDRIHWAPGLPKTRSGKIMRRILRKIASRQLEELGDTSTLADPSVVDQLIALADV; translated from the exons ATGTCGTCTAATTCCCTGAGGCATGTCGAGTCCATGTCCCAGCTACCCTCAGGTGCCGGAAAGATCTCTCAATTAAACGCCGTCGTGTTAGGAGAATCCCTTGCATCGGAGGAGAATGATCTCGTCTTTCCCAGCAAGGAATTCTCCGGCCAGGCTCTTGTTTCCTCCCCTCAACAG TACATGGAAATGCATAAGAGGTCGATGGATGACCCTGCTGCTTTTTGGTCTGATATTGCGTCTGAGTTTTACTGGAAGCAGAAATGGGGTGACCAAGTGTTTTCCGAGAATCTCGATGTCAGGAAGGGTCCTATTAGCATCGAG TGGTTTAAAGGGGGAATCACCAATATTTGCTACAACTGTTTGGACAAAAACGTTGAAGCTGGTTTGGGTGATAAAACAGCCATACACTGGGAAGGAAATGAACTTGGGGTAGATGCTTCCTTAACTTATTCTGAGTTGCTCCAACGAGTTTGCCAG CTTGCTAATTACTTGAAAGATAATGGAGTGAAGAAGGGTGATGCTGTTGTAATTTATTTACCTATGTTGATGGAACTTCCCATCGCTATGCTTGCATGTGCAAGGATCGGAGCTGTTCATTCG GTCGTTTTTGCTGGATTTTCTGCGGACTCTCTTGCCCAAAGAATCGTTGATTGCAAGCCAAATGTAATACTGACTTGCAATGCTGTTAAAAGAGGCCCTAAGACCATAAACCTTAAAGCTATTGTTGATGCTGCACTTGACCAATCTTCTAAAGATGGAGTCTCTGTAG GCATATGCTTGACCTATGACAACTCATTAGCGACAACAAGGGAAAACACTAAATGGCAGAATGGAAGAGATGTGTGGTGGCAG GATGTTATTTCTCAATATCCAACATCGTGTGAGGTGGAATGGGTTGATGCAGAAGATCCCCTGTTTTTGCTCTACACCAGTGGAAGTACTGGGAAGCCAAAG GGTGTCCTACACACAACTGGAGGGTATATGATCTACACTGCTACAACGTTCAAATATGCATTTGACTACAAATCAACAGATGTATACTG GTGTACAGCAGATTGTGGTTGGATAACTGGCCATAGCTATGTTACTTATGGACCAATGCTTAATGGAGCCACTGTTGTTGTCTTTGAGGGG GCTCCAAACTACCCTGACCCTGGACGCTGTTGGGATATTGTTGACAAATACAAggtttcaatattttatactGCCCCAACATTGGTGAGGTCTCTCATGCGCGATGACGATAAG tTTGTAACACGTCACTCGCGCAAATCGCTGCGGGTCCTTGGAAGTGTTGGTGAGCCCATCAATCCTAGTGCCTGGAG ATGGTTCTTCAATGTAGTCGGTGATTCAAGGTGTCCCATTTCAGATACGTGGTGGCAAACTGAAACTGGTGGCTTCATG ATAACCCCATTGCCAGGTGCTTGGCCCCAGAAACCTGGTTCAGCCACTTTCCCTTTCTTTGGTGTTCAG CCTGTCATAGTTGATGAAAAGGGCAATGAAATCGAAGGCGAGTGTAGTGGTTATCTTTGTGTCAAAGGTTCATGGCCCGGGGCGTTTCGAACTCTGTTTGGGGATCATGAAAGATACGAAACCACATACTTTAAACCTTTTGCCGGATATTATTTCAGTGGTGATGGTTGCAGCAG AGACAAGGATGGTTACTACTGGCTTACAGGGAGGGTTGATGATGTTATCAACGTCAG TGGCCATCGAATCGGAACTGCTGAAGTAGAATCTGCTCTGGTTTTACACCCTCAATGTGCAGAAGCAGCTGTTGTAGGCATAGAACATGAG GTAAAAGGTCAGGGAATTTATGCGTTTGTCACTCTTCTGGAAGGTGTTCCTTACAGCGAGGAGCTTCGTAAAAGCCTAGTACTAATGGTCCGAAATCAg ATTGGGGCTTTTGCAGCACCGGACAGAATACATTGGGCACCAGGGTTGCCAAAGACGAGAAGCGGAAAGATAATGAGGAGAATCTTGAGAAAGATTGCTTCGAGGCAATTAGAAGAACTCGGAGATACTAGCACACTCGCGGATCCTAGTGTAGTTGATCAGCTTATTGCACTTGCCGATGTGTGA
- the ACS gene encoding acetyl-CoA synthetase (acetyl-CoA synthetase (ACS); FUNCTIONS IN: acetate-CoA ligase activity; INVOLVED IN: metabolic process, acetate metabolic process; LOCATED IN: cytosol, chloroplast; EXPRESSED IN: 26 plant structures; EXPRESSED DURING: 15 growth stages; CONTAINS InterPro DOMAIN/s: Acetate--CoA ligase (InterPro:IPR011904), AMP-binding, conserved site (InterPro:IPR020845), AMP-dependent synthetase/ligase (InterPro:IPR000873); BEST Arabidopsis thaliana protein match is: acyl-activating enzyme 17 (TAIR:AT5G23050.1); Has 68981 Blast hits to 63577 proteins in 3326 species: Archae - 1100; Bacteria - 43606; Metazoa - 2469; Fungi - 2489; Plants - 1499; Viruses - 1; Other Eukaryotes - 17817 (source: NCBI BLink).), which produces MKIGSPSSPILSVVSSSGSLDPKISGSLGSRILPATQRSSPSENLLLHRKMSSNSLRHVESMSQLPSGAGKISQLNAVVLGESLASEENDLVFPSKEFSGQALVSSPQQYMEMHKRSMDDPAAFWSDIASEFYWKQKWGDQVFSENLDVRKGPISIEWFKGGITNICYNCLDKNVEAGLGDKTAIHWEGNELGVDASLTYSELLQRVCQLANYLKDNGVKKGDAVVIYLPMLMELPIAMLACARIGAVHSVVFAGFSADSLAQRIVDCKPNVILTCNAVKRGPKTINLKAIVDAALDQSSKDGVSVGICLTYDNSLATTRENTKWQNGRDVWWQDVISQYPTSCEVEWVDAEDPLFLLYTSGSTGKPKGVLHTTGGYMIYTATTFKYAFDYKSTDVYWCTADCGWITGHSYVTYGPMLNGATVVVFEGAPNYPDPGRCWDIVDKYKVSIFYTAPTLVRSLMRDDDKFVTRHSRKSLRVLGSVGEPINPSAWRWFFNVVGDSRCPISDTWWQTETGGFMITPLPGAWPQKPGSATFPFFGVQPVIVDEKGNEIEGECSGYLCVKGSWPGAFRTLFGDHERYETTYFKPFAGYYFSGDGCSRDKDGYYWLTGRVDDVINVSGHRIGTAEVESALVLHPQCAEAAVVGIEHEVKGQGIYAFVTLLEGVPYSEELRKSLVLMVRNQIGAFAAPDRIHWAPGLPKTRSGKIMRRILRKIASRQLEELGDTSTLADPSVVDQLIALADV; this is translated from the exons atgaaaataggATCTCCTTCTTCCCCGATTCTCAGCGTTGTCTCCAGCTCAGGCTCATTG gATCCGAAAATTAGTGGATCACTTGGATCTCGAATCCTTCCGGCTACTCAAAg ATCATCCCCATCGGAGAATCTTCTCCTCCATAGGAAAATGTCGTCTAATTCCCTGAGGCATGTCGAGTCCATGTCCCAGCTACCCTCAGGTGCCGGAAAGATCTCTCAATTAAACGCCGTCGTGTTAGGAGAATCCCTTGCATCGGAGGAGAATGATCTCGTCTTTCCCAGCAAGGAATTCTCCGGCCAGGCTCTTGTTTCCTCCCCTCAACAG TACATGGAAATGCATAAGAGGTCGATGGATGACCCTGCTGCTTTTTGGTCTGATATTGCGTCTGAGTTTTACTGGAAGCAGAAATGGGGTGACCAAGTGTTTTCCGAGAATCTCGATGTCAGGAAGGGTCCTATTAGCATCGAG TGGTTTAAAGGGGGAATCACCAATATTTGCTACAACTGTTTGGACAAAAACGTTGAAGCTGGTTTGGGTGATAAAACAGCCATACACTGGGAAGGAAATGAACTTGGGGTAGATGCTTCCTTAACTTATTCTGAGTTGCTCCAACGAGTTTGCCAG CTTGCTAATTACTTGAAAGATAATGGAGTGAAGAAGGGTGATGCTGTTGTAATTTATTTACCTATGTTGATGGAACTTCCCATCGCTATGCTTGCATGTGCAAGGATCGGAGCTGTTCATTCG GTCGTTTTTGCTGGATTTTCTGCGGACTCTCTTGCCCAAAGAATCGTTGATTGCAAGCCAAATGTAATACTGACTTGCAATGCTGTTAAAAGAGGCCCTAAGACCATAAACCTTAAAGCTATTGTTGATGCTGCACTTGACCAATCTTCTAAAGATGGAGTCTCTGTAG GCATATGCTTGACCTATGACAACTCATTAGCGACAACAAGGGAAAACACTAAATGGCAGAATGGAAGAGATGTGTGGTGGCAG GATGTTATTTCTCAATATCCAACATCGTGTGAGGTGGAATGGGTTGATGCAGAAGATCCCCTGTTTTTGCTCTACACCAGTGGAAGTACTGGGAAGCCAAAG GGTGTCCTACACACAACTGGAGGGTATATGATCTACACTGCTACAACGTTCAAATATGCATTTGACTACAAATCAACAGATGTATACTG GTGTACAGCAGATTGTGGTTGGATAACTGGCCATAGCTATGTTACTTATGGACCAATGCTTAATGGAGCCACTGTTGTTGTCTTTGAGGGG GCTCCAAACTACCCTGACCCTGGACGCTGTTGGGATATTGTTGACAAATACAAggtttcaatattttatactGCCCCAACATTGGTGAGGTCTCTCATGCGCGATGACGATAAG tTTGTAACACGTCACTCGCGCAAATCGCTGCGGGTCCTTGGAAGTGTTGGTGAGCCCATCAATCCTAGTGCCTGGAG ATGGTTCTTCAATGTAGTCGGTGATTCAAGGTGTCCCATTTCAGATACGTGGTGGCAAACTGAAACTGGTGGCTTCATG ATAACCCCATTGCCAGGTGCTTGGCCCCAGAAACCTGGTTCAGCCACTTTCCCTTTCTTTGGTGTTCAG CCTGTCATAGTTGATGAAAAGGGCAATGAAATCGAAGGCGAGTGTAGTGGTTATCTTTGTGTCAAAGGTTCATGGCCCGGGGCGTTTCGAACTCTGTTTGGGGATCATGAAAGATACGAAACCACATACTTTAAACCTTTTGCCGGATATTATTTCAGTGGTGATGGTTGCAGCAG AGACAAGGATGGTTACTACTGGCTTACAGGGAGGGTTGATGATGTTATCAACGTCAG TGGCCATCGAATCGGAACTGCTGAAGTAGAATCTGCTCTGGTTTTACACCCTCAATGTGCAGAAGCAGCTGTTGTAGGCATAGAACATGAG GTAAAAGGTCAGGGAATTTATGCGTTTGTCACTCTTCTGGAAGGTGTTCCTTACAGCGAGGAGCTTCGTAAAAGCCTAGTACTAATGGTCCGAAATCAg ATTGGGGCTTTTGCAGCACCGGACAGAATACATTGGGCACCAGGGTTGCCAAAGACGAGAAGCGGAAAGATAATGAGGAGAATCTTGAGAAAGATTGCTTCGAGGCAATTAGAAGAACTCGGAGATACTAGCACACTCGCGGATCCTAGTGTAGTTGATCAGCTTATTGCACTTGCCGATGTGTGA
- the ACS gene encoding acetyl-CoA synthetase — translation MSSNSLRHVESMSQLPSGAGKISQLNAVVLGESLASEENDLVFPSKEFSGQALVSSPQQYMEMHKRSMDDPAAFWSDIASEFYWKQKWGDQVFSENLDVRKGPISIEWFKGGITNICYNCLDKNVEAGLGDKTAIHWEGNELGVDASLTYSELLQRVCQLANYLKDNGVKKGDAVVIYLPMLMELPIAMLACARIGAVHSVVFAGFSADSLAQRIVDCKPNVILTCNAVKRGPKTINLKAIVDAALDQSSKDGVSVGICLTYDNSLATTRENTKWQNGRDVWWQDVISQYPTSCEVEWVDAEDPLFLLYTSGSTGKPKGVLHTTGGYMIYTATTFKYAFDYKSTDVYWCTADCGWITGHSYVTYGPMLNGATVVVFEGAPNYPDPGRCWDIVDKYKVSIFYTAPTLVRSLMRDDDKFVTRHSRKSLRVLGSVGEPINPSAWRWFFNVVGDSRCPISDTWWQTETGGFMITPLPGAWPQKPGSATFPFFGVQPVIVDEKGNEIEGECSGYLCVKGSWPGAFRTLFGDHERYETTYFKPFAGYYFSGDGCSRDKDGYYWLTGRVDDVINVSGHRIGTAEVESALVLHPQCAEAAVVGIEHELSRQEESSSSL, via the exons ATGTCGTCTAATTCCCTGAGGCATGTCGAGTCCATGTCCCAGCTACCCTCAGGTGCCGGAAAGATCTCTCAATTAAACGCCGTCGTGTTAGGAGAATCCCTTGCATCGGAGGAGAATGATCTCGTCTTTCCCAGCAAGGAATTCTCCGGCCAGGCTCTTGTTTCCTCCCCTCAACAG TACATGGAAATGCATAAGAGGTCGATGGATGACCCTGCTGCTTTTTGGTCTGATATTGCGTCTGAGTTTTACTGGAAGCAGAAATGGGGTGACCAAGTGTTTTCCGAGAATCTCGATGTCAGGAAGGGTCCTATTAGCATCGAG TGGTTTAAAGGGGGAATCACCAATATTTGCTACAACTGTTTGGACAAAAACGTTGAAGCTGGTTTGGGTGATAAAACAGCCATACACTGGGAAGGAAATGAACTTGGGGTAGATGCTTCCTTAACTTATTCTGAGTTGCTCCAACGAGTTTGCCAG CTTGCTAATTACTTGAAAGATAATGGAGTGAAGAAGGGTGATGCTGTTGTAATTTATTTACCTATGTTGATGGAACTTCCCATCGCTATGCTTGCATGTGCAAGGATCGGAGCTGTTCATTCG GTCGTTTTTGCTGGATTTTCTGCGGACTCTCTTGCCCAAAGAATCGTTGATTGCAAGCCAAATGTAATACTGACTTGCAATGCTGTTAAAAGAGGCCCTAAGACCATAAACCTTAAAGCTATTGTTGATGCTGCACTTGACCAATCTTCTAAAGATGGAGTCTCTGTAG GCATATGCTTGACCTATGACAACTCATTAGCGACAACAAGGGAAAACACTAAATGGCAGAATGGAAGAGATGTGTGGTGGCAG GATGTTATTTCTCAATATCCAACATCGTGTGAGGTGGAATGGGTTGATGCAGAAGATCCCCTGTTTTTGCTCTACACCAGTGGAAGTACTGGGAAGCCAAAG GGTGTCCTACACACAACTGGAGGGTATATGATCTACACTGCTACAACGTTCAAATATGCATTTGACTACAAATCAACAGATGTATACTG GTGTACAGCAGATTGTGGTTGGATAACTGGCCATAGCTATGTTACTTATGGACCAATGCTTAATGGAGCCACTGTTGTTGTCTTTGAGGGG GCTCCAAACTACCCTGACCCTGGACGCTGTTGGGATATTGTTGACAAATACAAggtttcaatattttatactGCCCCAACATTGGTGAGGTCTCTCATGCGCGATGACGATAAG tTTGTAACACGTCACTCGCGCAAATCGCTGCGGGTCCTTGGAAGTGTTGGTGAGCCCATCAATCCTAGTGCCTGGAG ATGGTTCTTCAATGTAGTCGGTGATTCAAGGTGTCCCATTTCAGATACGTGGTGGCAAACTGAAACTGGTGGCTTCATG ATAACCCCATTGCCAGGTGCTTGGCCCCAGAAACCTGGTTCAGCCACTTTCCCTTTCTTTGGTGTTCAG CCTGTCATAGTTGATGAAAAGGGCAATGAAATCGAAGGCGAGTGTAGTGGTTATCTTTGTGTCAAAGGTTCATGGCCCGGGGCGTTTCGAACTCTGTTTGGGGATCATGAAAGATACGAAACCACATACTTTAAACCTTTTGCCGGATATTATTTCAGTGGTGATGGTTGCAGCAG AGACAAGGATGGTTACTACTGGCTTACAGGGAGGGTTGATGATGTTATCAACGTCAG TGGCCATCGAATCGGAACTGCTGAAGTAGAATCTGCTCTGGTTTTACACCCTCAATGTGCAGAAGCAGCTGTTGTAGGCATAGAACATGAG TTATCGAGGCAGGAAGAGTCTTCTAGCTCTCTATAA